AGCACGCGCAGCGTGACGCGCCAGATCTCCTCGGGGTCGTGCTCGACCCAGCCGGGCTTCGGATAGTGCTGCGTGAACTCGCTGTAGGCGCGACCGACGATGCGGCCGCGCCGGTCGACCACGAGCACGGTCGAGCCCGTCGTCCCCTGGTCGATCGCGACGACGCAGGCCATGCGCTCCTCCTAGAAGAAGATCGAGCGGCGGCGCCCGAGCCCGTCGCTCACCAGACCCTGCAGGCGCTCGCGGACCTGCGCCGCGAGCGTGCGCACGACGTCGGGCCGGTGCGCGTCGGTCGCCGGGTGCCGCGACGCCACGTCGAGCGGATCGCCGACGAACAGCGTCCACTTGGTCGGGAGCGGGACGAGGGTCGGCGTGAGCGGCAGCGCCGGAACCCCGAGGAGCGACGCGAGCCAGGGCAGCGGCGCGCGTGCCACCACCGGATGCACCTCGTCGACGCCGATGATCGCGACCGGAACGATCGGCGCGCCCGTTTCGATCGCGAGGCGCAGGAGCGCCGTGCGCGCGAGGCGTCCGACGCGGTACGACTCGCGGTACGGGCGCGCGATGGCATCGCGCCCCTCGGGAAACACGAGCGCACCCTCGCCCGCGGCGAGCACGCGGCGGATGCGGCTCGCGCTCACCGCGCTCGCGCCGAGCGCCCCGAGGGCCGTGCCGACCAGCGGCAGCGCCATCAGCCACTCGTCGACGAACGGGCGCACGCGCCGGCCGCCGTTCGTGCCGAGGCCGACCGACGCCATGAGCGCCTCGTAGGGAAGGAGCGCCGACCCGCGGTTGCCGACCAGCAGCACGCGCCCCTGCGGCATGCGCTCGCGTCCCACCACGTCGACCCGCCACCACCAGCGATACAGGGCGGCGAGCGACATCTCGCCCAGGACCGTCGTCGCGAGGCCGCCGGCCTCGCGCGCCAGCCACTCGCGACCGCCGACGTACGCGCCGAGCACCTGGTCGAGCGCCGTCTCGAGCGCGGGCACGGCGCGCGCCACGCGATCGGTGCCGAGGGCCGCTTCGACCTGCCGCTCGAGAGCGGCGAGCCGTCGCGCCACGTCGCCCGGGGTGATGAGCGGACCGAGCCGGCGTCGCGCCGTCCGGCCACGCAGCGGAATCACCCGTGACGTCGACTCGACCGGACGATCGCCGTCGCTCATCGAGCGCCGTAGGTAGGGGACACCCCAGGCGATGTCAAACCTTCGCGATGGCGAACGATGCGTCGGCTTGTCGGGACCCGCCGCGGGCGATAGCGAGAAGACTTCGCATGGAGTGTCCGCATCGTCCCCCCTGCCCCGGCTGCCCGCGCTTCGGCGAGCCCGGGATCATCCGCACCGTCTACGACGCGCTCGCCGTGCTCGCGCGGTCGAGCGGCCTGCCGCCGCCGGCGGTCGTGGAAGGGCCGGCGCACGGCCACCGTCATCGGGCGCGCCTGGCCGTGCGCGGTCGCGCGACGTCGCCGAAGATCGGCATCTTCCAGGAGGACTCCCACCGCATCACCGACGTTCCACGCTGCGTCGTCCACCATCCGCTCGTGAACGAAGCCGCAGCAGCCCTGAAGCTGGCCGTACGCAAGACCGGCATCACCATGTACGGCGATCGCTCGCACCGCGGCCTGCTGCGCTACCTGCAGGTGGTCGTCGAGCGCCGGAGCCGCACCGCGCAGGTCGTCCTGGTTGCGAACGACGAGACGCCCGACGCGCTCGCGCCAACTGCCGAGGCCTTCGCGGCGGCGTTCGGACCGAAGCTGCACAGTCTGTGGTGGAACGGCAACACCGACACCTCGAACGCGATCCTCGGATCCGAGTGGCACCGCTGGTCCGGCCCCGAGACCACCTGCGAGACGATCGGCGGGGCGCGCGTCTTCTATCCTCCGGGCGCGTTCGGTCAGGCGAATCTTCCGCTGGCCGATCGCATCGTGGAGCTGGTGCACGGCTGGGTGCCGGAGGGCGCGGGGGTGGTCGAGTACCACGCGGGCGTGGGTGCGATCGGCCTCGGCCTCGTCGCGCGCGGCCATCGCGTGACCTTCAACGAGGTGTCCCGCTTCTCGCTGGCCGGGCTCAACCTCGGCCTCGACGCGCTCGGCGCCGAGGCGCGCCGGCGGACGGCGGTGCTGCGGGGTCCGGCGGCGAACCAGCTCGCCGCCATGGACGGGGCCGACGTCGTCATCTGCGATCCGCCGCGGCGCGGCCTCGAGGAGCCGCTGCTGGAGCGTCTGGCGGCGGATCCGCCGGCCCGTCTCATCGTCGTCAGCTGCAACCCGGACGCCTTTCTCGACGAGTCGCGTGATCTCCTGCGGGGCGGGAGAACGCGGCTCGCCGCCCTGGTGCCGTTCGCGCTCTTCCCGTACACCGACCACGTGGAGACGGTCGCGCTCTTCGAACGTCGAACGGACGCGCCCGCCGCGTGAGCGCCGGCAAGACCATGCTCCTGGCGCTGCTCGCCGCGCTCG
The Candidatus Eisenbacteria bacterium DNA segment above includes these coding regions:
- a CDS encoding 1-acyl-sn-glycerol-3-phosphate acyltransferase, which encodes MSDGDRPVESTSRVIPLRGRTARRRLGPLITPGDVARRLAALERQVEAALGTDRVARAVPALETALDQVLGAYVGGREWLAREAGGLATTVLGEMSLAALYRWWWRVDVVGRERMPQGRVLLVGNRGSALLPYEALMASVGLGTNGGRRVRPFVDEWLMALPLVGTALGALGASAVSASRIRRVLAAGEGALVFPEGRDAIARPYRESYRVGRLARTALLRLAIETGAPIVPVAIIGVDEVHPVVARAPLPWLASLLGVPALPLTPTLVPLPTKWTLFVGDPLDVASRHPATDAHRPDVVRTLAAQVRERLQGLVSDGLGRRRSIFF